CTGTTCACGCGCAGCGGGCGATGCGCGGCTGATCCACACGCGCGCCGGCAATTGCGTCGGCGCGGGCGGCTCGCCCGGCACCTGCTGCTTGCCTTCCACGTAACGATAAAAACCTTCGCCCGCCTTGCGCCCGATGAGCCCGCCCGCGAGCCGCGTGCCGGTGATGGGCGACGGCGTGAAGCGCGGCTCCTCGTAGAACTGGTGATAGATCGACTCCATCACCGGATGCGAGACGTCGAGCGCGGTCAGATCCAGCAGTTCGAAAGGTCCGAGCCGGAAACCCGCCTCCTCGCGCATGATGCGGTCGATGTCCGCGAAGCTCGCGACACCTTCGCTCGCCACGCGCAGGCCTTCAGTGTTCATGCCGCGCCCCGCGTGATTCACGATGAAGCCCGGCATGTCCTTCGCGCGCACGGGCGTGTGACCCATGCGGCGCGCGAGTTCCATCAGCGCGTCGCCGGCCTTCGGATCGCCGCGCAAGCCGTCGATGACTTCGACCACGCGCATCAGCGGCACCGGGTTGAAGAAGTGAAAGCCCGCGACGCGTTCTGGTTTCGCGCAGCCCGCCGCGATCGCGGTAATGGACAGCGACGACGTATTCGACGCCACAATGCACGCGTCGCCGACGACCGCTTCGAGTTCGCGAAAGAGCCCGCGCTTGATCTCGAGATTCTCGACGATCGCCTCGACGACCGCGCCGCAGTCGGAAAGCTCGCCGATGTCCTGCGCGTTGTGGACGCGGGCTAGCGCGGCGTGCGCGTCCGCTTCCTTGAGCTTGCCTTTGGCGGTGAGTTTGTCGAATGTCTCGGTGAGATAGGCGCGCGCGGCCGCGAGTGCTTGCGGGTTCGCATCGTAGAGACGCACGGTCAGCCCGGCAAGCGACGCGATCTGCGCGATGCCGCGCCCCATCGCGCCGCTGCCGACGATGCCCAAGGTTTCGATCTTGTATTCCTGCGGACTCATGATGCGGTTCGACTCCTCGATGTTCTCTGTGTTGTCTATCGTGTCCGGCAGCGGAACCGCGCTCAGAGCTTGCGCAATCGGTCGAGCGCGAGCGCGAGCGTCTCTTCCTTCTTCGCGAAGCAGAAGCGCACGACGCCGGATTCGTGACTCTCGTGATAGAACGCCGACACCGGAATGGCCGCGACGCCGACCTCGCTCGTCAGCCATTGCGAGAACTCGGCTTCGGGCATGTCGCTGATCGCCGAGTAGTCGACGCACTGGAAGTAGGTGCCGTCACAGGGCAGGAGCGAGAAGCGCGTATCGGCGAGCCCGGCGCGGAAAAAGTCCCGCTTCTTCTGATAGAACGCGGGCAGTTCCAGATACGGCTTCGGGTCTTCGAGATAATGCGCGAGCCCGACCTGCATCGGCGTGTTCACGGTGAACACATTGAACTGATGAACCTTGCGGAACTCGGCGGTCAGCGCGGCGGGCGCGGCCACATAGCCGATCTTCCAGCCGGTCACGTGAAACGTCTTGCCGAAACTGGACACGACGAAACTGCGCTGCGCGAGTTCCGGATAGCGCGAGACGCTTTCGTGCGGCGCGCCGTCGTAGACCATGTGTTCGTAGACTTCGTCGGACACGATCAGCAGATTCGTCCCGCGCACGATGTCTTCGAGTTTCTTCATATCCGTATCGCGCCACACGCGGCCCGTCGGATTGTGCGGCGTGTTGATCATCAGAAGGCGCGTCTTCGGCGTGATGGCCGCGGCGATCTTGTCGAAGGGCAGCGCGTAGTCGGGCGCTTCGAGCGACACGAACACCGGCTTGCCGCCCGCCAGTTCGATGGCCGGCACGTAGCTGTCGTACATCGGCTCGATCACGACGACTTCGTCGCCCGGATGCACGCAGCACAGCACCGCCGTGAGCAGCGCCTGCGTCGCGCCGGCAGTGACGGTGATCTCGCGATCGGCATCGTAGGCTCGGCCGTAGAGCGCCTCGATCTTACGGGCGATCGCCTGGCGCAACGGCGCGGCGCCCGACATCGGCGGATACTGATTGTGACCGTCGCGCATCGCGGAGGCGACCGCATCGACAACGCGCGGGTCGCAGTCGAAGTCGGGGAAGCCTTGACCCAGATTCACCGCGCCTTTTTGCGTGGCGAGCGCGCTCATCACGGTGAAAATGGTCGTGCCGACGTTCGGCAGACGCGACGGAAAGGACAGATCGGGTGCAGCCGGATTCAGTTCGTGCGTGGCGTTCATGGCGTAGTTGAGCGTGGACTGAGCGGTGTTCAGATGCAGTTGTCAGGCGAGGGCGGCGAGGCCGGCGTGCGCTTCCAGTGCGGCGACAAAGGGCTTCGGCTCGGCAATGCGAAACGCGAAGTCGCGCGCGACGCGGCGCGCTAGTTTCAGCACCGCGCGATCTTTCGAGATTAGCCAGTCCGCCTGCGATGCGTGCGCGAGTTCGAGAAACTTCTGGTCGTCGCGGTCGCGGCACTTCGGCAACGGACGCACATCCGGCGACGCTTCAGGCGCGACCAGCCGTGACAGACCCGCAAGTGTGGCGAGCGCCGCCGCTTTGTCGATGCCCATGCGCACGAACTGCGGATAGTCGAGCACGTGCGTGAGTTCGGCAAGGCACCGGGCGTCGATCAGCGCATCGAGCGCGCGGGCTTCGAGCGCCGCGCGGATGGGCCGCGTGGCCGGATCGTCGAACACGAGAATGTCGATCCACACGTTCGAATCGAGCACGACCCGCAGGTTGTGAGGCAGCGCGGCGGAATTATCCATTCGATACAATCGGGGGTTTATGCCTATGTCGTCGGCGGGGTGCCGGCGAGCCTCCATGATAATCGTTCTCTCGCCTGCCAAATCGCTCGACTACGAGACGCCCGCTCACATCAAGAAGCACACGCTGCCCGAATTCGTCGATGACGCCGCGGAGTTGATCGCAGGCTTGCAACAGCTCTCGCCGCAACAGATCGGCGGCATGATGGGCATCTCGGATCAGCTCGCGGCGCTGAACTTTCAGCGGTATGCGGAGTGGTCGAAGACGTTCGACGCGCACAATTCCAAGCAGGCGGTGCTTGCGTTCAACGGCGACGTGTACGAAGGCTTCGCGGCAAAGACGCTGACTTCCGCCGATCTCGACTTCGCGCAGAATCATGTGCGCGTGCTGTCGGGGCTCTATGGGCTGCTGCGGCCGCTCGACCTGCTGCAGCCGTATCGGCTAGAGATGGGCACCAAGTTTCCGAACGCGCGCGGCAAAGATCTCTACGCGTTCTGGGGCGAGCGCATTACGGCGGCGCTCAATGAGCAATTCAAGCGGCAACGTGGCGCGCGGGTGCTGGTGAATTGCGCGTCGGAAGAGTATTTCAAGTCGGTGAAGCCGAAGCAACTCGACGTGCCGGTCGTATCGCCAGTTTTCGAGGACTGGAAGGGCGGCCGCTACAAGATCATCAGCTTTCATGCGAAGCGCGCGCGCGGTTTGATGGCGCGCTACGCGGTGCAAAACCGAATCGACGAACCCGAGGCGCTGAAGGGCTTCGACAGCGAGGGCTACGCGTTCGACGCGAAGGCATCAAACGATACGACGTATGTGTTTCGCCGCCGCGTCGCGGACTGAGACACGTGCATCAAGGACAATCATCATGAGCATTTCGATTACCAGCAATTTCGACGCAGGCGCGATCGACGTCATCGACGCGAGCAATCCCGCGAACGTTCGCCTGCGCGTGCGGCCCGACACGAAGGCCGACTTCGCGCAGTGGTTCTACTTTCGCGTCTCGGGCGCGCGCGGCGAGCGCCTCGTGATGACGTTCGAGAACGCGGCGCAATGCGCGTTCGCCGATGGCTGGCGCGACTATCGCGCAGTCGCGAGCTACGATCGCGTGAACTGGTTTCGCGTGCCGACGCAGTACGACGGCCGCGTGCTCACGATCGATCACACGCCGGATTTCGATCGCGTGTATTACGCGTACTTCGAGCCGTATAGCGAGGAGCGCCATTCGGAGTTTCTCGGCGCGGTCCAGCAGATGCCGCATGCGACGCTGACCGAACTCGGCCGCACCGTCGAGAACCGGCCGATGTCGCTGCTCACGTTGGGCCTGAATGACGACGCCGCCGCGCGGCCGAAGAAGAACGTGTGGATCATCGCGCGCCAGCATCCCGGCGAGACGATGGCGGAATGGTTCGTGGAAGGACTCGTGAAGCGTCTGGCCGGCTGGGGCGACTGGTCGGGCGACCCGGTCGCGCGGGCGCTCTTCGACCGCGCGGTGTTTCATATCGTGCCGAACATGAACCCGGACGGCAGCGTGCTCGGCAATCTGCGCACGAACGCGGCGGGCGCGAACCTGAATCGCGAATGGATGGAGCCGAGCGCCGAGCGCAGCCCGGAAGTGCTGGTCGTGCGCGACGCGATTCGGGCAACCGGTTGCGACATGTTCTTCGACATCCACGGCGACGAGGCCATTCCGCACGTGTTCGTCGCGGGCTCGGAGATGCTGCCGGGCTTCACGGATCAACAGGCGAAGGAGCAGAAGGCTTTCGTGGAGTTCTTCAAGCAGGCGAGTCCAGACTTTCAGGACGTGCACGGCTATGAGAGCGGCAAATATCGCGCAGATGCGTTGAAGCTGGCGTCGAAGTACATCGGCAACGAGTACAAGTGCCTGTCGCTTACGCTCGAGATGCCGTTTAAGGACAACGCCGATTTGCCCGACGAGCGCGTCGGCTGGAACGGCGAACGCAGTTGCGCACTCGGCGCTTCCATGCTGCAGGCGATTCTCTGGCACTTGCAGACTTTCGCGGCGTGAGTGCGATCACGATGCGCTGAAAGCGAAAAGGGCGTGGCCGTCTTTCGATGGCCACGCCCTTTGTCCATGCCGCGCCGCTCGAGCAGGCTAGTGCTTGTTCGACGCCTTCTTCGTGCTTTTCCCGCCGCTCTTGGTCTTCGTTCCCGCCGCCGCTTTCTTCGACGACGACTTGGTCTTCGCGCCGTGCTTGCCCTTCTTGCCGGACGAGCTGCCCGGCTCGGCGTGCGGACGCAGCGGCGGAACGGGGTCGTTCCATCCGAAGGCGAGCATCTGACTGCCCACATAGCCGCACCGGAACTTGAGCGGAGTGGGATCTTTGTCGCCGTTTTTCGGGACGCCTTGCCCTTCCACGGTCACGACATTGTCGACCTTGATGCGCTGTTTCTTTTCATCGAACGAGTCGTTCCACGGTTCGATGGCGGAATGCGATGAATCGAAAGAAGCGGGCGGAAACTCCACGTGATCGAACGCCGCGGACGTGCTGGCGATGAAGTTGCCATGCGCGGCACAATCCGCGACGAGCGGATTGGCGTTGAAATCGGTCACGAAGTGATGAACCAGTTCATTGCGCTCGTCGAGCGTATCGGCAAAGGCGGACACCGCGCATATAAGCGCTGCGCATACCGCGAACCGGCCGACGAGCCGCATGAGCCGGCGCGGTGCGTAGTTACTTTCCATCAATTTGGCGCTGAGAAGACACGGGCAAGTAAGATGCCTCGTGTAGGGAAGGAGTTCAATCTTATCGCACTTTGTACGCGTGACGGACCGGTTGGAATCCGAGAAGGCGCGAGTTGCGGTGCGCGTACGTTGCGTGAATCGACGCTCGCTTAGACCCGAGGGCCGCGGTCGAGGCGATAACGGCGCACATCGTAGGTCGTGATCCAGGCAGGCTTGTACACCGTGATGAGAATGGTGAGCAGCCCGGTGAACAAGGCCTCACCGGCACCCAGCAACAGCGAACCGCGTGTGAACGCGGCCGGCACGTTGACGGCACCACCGACAAGCGCTGCCTCGAGCAGCACGGTCGCGCCGCAAGCAGCCGCGACCGCTGCGGCCGATACAACGAACCCGTGGCCCGCGATGAAGGTAAACAGATTGCGCGGTAGCCAGGCGTTGGATAGGCGCTGCAGAAGCGTCGAGACCGCGACGGGTACGGCTCCGAAGAGCAGATAGGTGATCGCGACCGATAGCCACGAGGCATCGAGCACCACGGCGGCCAGCCCCGTGCTCGCGGCGGTGCCGATGAGCGCGAGCCGCCAGTCGAACAGCGTGACCATCAGCGTGGCGCCAAGCAGGTGGATGACGGGTCCGTCATCGAACCATGCGTTGCATGCCCATAGCACCGTTACCGAAACGATCACGCCGAGCCACACGTGCTGCAGCGTGGCGTCCTGCAGGCGATTGAACGGCCGCTGCACGAAGACGAGTGCGAGCAGCCCCGCGGCGACAATCCAACTGCCGACGGTCAGCCAAAGCGGTAGCGGTGTATAGAAGAACCCCATGCCTTGCATATTACTCGTTGCGTGTGAAACGTGTGCGCAATCAACGAACCCGGTTTCCGCGATTGTTGCTAGAACGACGCCTCGGGCTCCGCGGCCATCGGTAGCGAAGCGCCTTCCTGATCCTTGAGCGACGGATACTTCACGCGCCGCTTGCGCAGTGGAACGACGTTGGACTCGCCCGGTGTCGCGCGTACGGATTGCTGGGCATCGCTGCGCAGAATCTCCAGATACGAATTCTGTACGCCGTTGTAAATAGCGACCGCCGCCGCGCGATTCGTTGCGCCGAGTTGCTGGAAGATACTGGCGAGATGAATCTTGACGGTGCCTTCGCTGATGCCGAGCGTCTTGGCTATCATCTTGTTCGTGCTTCCCATGTGCACGCACCGCATGATCTGCTGCTGGCGCGGCGACAACGTCGGATGCACAGGCGCGCTGCTCGGCTGCGCGGCCATGGTTTGCTGTCGGCGAATCGGCAAGCTGCGGATGGGCGCGAGGTCAATGACGTCCGGCGGAACATACTGACCGCCGATGAGAACCATCTCGAGCGCGCGAAGAATCAGAATGGGATCGAGGGTGCGAGGGATGACGCCCATCGCCCCTGCGCTCATGAGCATATAAACCTGTGCGGCTCCGGAGCGGTCCACCATGACGGCGGCGGGAACGGCGGGCGCGTTGGCGAGCAGCGCCTCGAGCTCGCTCATGCGCATGGTGTCTGCCCAGTCGATCACGATCATGCGAGCCTCGATACGCCTGAGTGCAGACGCGGCTTGCCGCCAGTCTTTCGCTTCGGTGAACTGCGCTTGACGTGCAACCCGGCGCAGCAGTGTTTTGAGGCCCGCACGGCGCTCCGCGTCCGAACCCATGATGATTATTTTCATGCTTACCCTCGTTTCAATACATCCGACGCCAACTCGCGACGGAACTGAACGCCAGCGAATGTCGGCGTCGGCGTGATATTGACAAACTTCTCGCGATTGCGCCCCCTATCCGAATGGCATAGGCGAAAAGCACAAAGCCCCGCGCGAGGGCGGGGCCTTGTCGGCTGCTGGCGCGCATTTGCGCGCGTCAATGGAAGTGGGGTTGCGCGGGTTCCGCGTCCTCGGGCATCTCGGCGTGAACGATTTCGCCCAATGGATCGGCGTAGAGCGGAACGCCGCAGTCATCGCAAAATTCTGGCTCGAAGCGTCCCGCATGGCGGCGGACGTCGGTGACGCCAGACTTTCTCAGCAACTCCACGATCTCTTCGATCGGACCTTCGGCCCCTTCGAGTTCGGCTTCGTCGTTTAGGCCGGCCTCACCGTTCTCGCGCCCGTATAGGGGCCAAACGACGCCGTAGATGACGTCGTTGCTGCCGCGACGGGTGAATCCAATGCGATATTCATCGATACGGCGCTCGCCGAAGCCCGCGATCACTGCGCGCAATTCCTGCGGCCCGGTGCCGAGCGTGTCGGAGAGATAGCGAACTGCGGTGCGCACGGTGTGTGGACGTACCTGCTCGTCGGCATCTCGACATGCCGAATAGTAGGCGTCCGGCAACAAGCACTCGAATTCGCAGCCGGGGAGAATTGTTGCGAAGCTCGCCCCACCCTGGCTCGCCCACTGTTCCAGGCATTGAGCGCGCTCTATGCGTGTGCCGTTTTCGTCCTCCTGCCAGCGAAAGAATGCCGCGCCTGCCGGGACAATGGCGACCGCGAGCAAGAAGCGCGGGTCGGCAAGGATGGGCGACGTTTCCGGCAAGTCGGCCAGGTTCATGCGCGCGGCGGCGCCGCCCAGAGCCGTCTGCGTCAATTGTTGCGCAAGACGCGCGGTGTCCACGTGATGGCGCGGCAACTGGTCGATGCTGTACAGATAGGGCGCCACCGCGATGCGCGCGCCGGCGGCCAGCACGTGCGCCTGCAACTGTGTGCGGAGGGCGTCGACAGTGTCGCTCTTGAGTGTCCCGGACGGGATCGCGTAGCGCGTCCATGCGAGCACCGGCGCCGCGATCAGGAGCGACTCGTGCGGCACGCCGTCTATGTCGATTCTGAACGACTCGCTGTGCGTCTCCGCCATGTCGGCCAACGCGCCATAAGCGTCGGGGTGATTCTGCTGAAGGTGATCCAGCGCAGCGTCGAGCGTGGTTTGATTGCCGTTGCGCACTAGTTTAGCGATGAGTGTGTCGAGGCGGGCTTCCCAGAAGCGGTCCTCGACGCGGCTGCCCGAGGCGAAAAGCGCGAGAGAGAGACCGACGAGCTTGTCCGCGTCTGGAGGAATACGTTTAGCGGTTCGCGTGCGCATATCAATACAGGTTTATGGGGCAGAGAACCTTTTATTGTAGTCGCTCGGCAGGCTGTTTTTCTCGATGCCCGCGTCGTCTGCTCTGACGGACGGGCCGCCGCGTGCTCCGCCGCGTACCGAAAGCGATAAATGTTCCGTGGCCCCTTGCGGTTGGCGCCGGCATTCACTAGAATCCCGTTCCTTCGCGATTCATTGAACGCGAAGGAAGCGGGAGTGGCGGTCTGGCGGTGAGCTTGGAAAGTATCCCAGGCGCGGTTGACGAGTGAAATGCTTCAAAAACTTGTTGACACTGACCGAAACGACGTACATAATCTCGTTTCTCTGCTGCTGATGCAGCGACGCAAGACGAAGCGGTGCTGAGAGAAGTTCTTGGTGCGGCGAAGCAGGAAGTCTTGGCGGATTGCTCTTTAAAAACTAACAGCCGATAAGTGTGGGCGCTTGATGGCGAGTGCGGTTGTGGTTCTTCGGAATCGCGGCATAAGCAAAAGTATCAAGAGTCTCACACGAAGTATCAGAGGAAGGTTTATCTGTCGAAAGACGGATTAATCATCGTCAGTACGTTGAGTGAGCGACCGGTTTCTAACGGAACCGAAAACAGTAACAGGTATTGAACTGAAGAGTTTGATCCTGGCTCAGATTGAACGCTGGCGGCATGCCTTACACATGCAAGTCGGACGGCAGCGCGGGCTTCGGCCTGGCGGCGAGTGGCGAACGGGTGAGTAATACATCGGAACGTGTCCTGTAGTGGGGGATAGCCCGGCGAAAGCCGGATTAATACCGCATACGATCTACGGAGGAAAGCGGGGGATCTTCGGACCTCGCGCTGTAGGGGCGGCCGATGGCAGATTAGCTAGTTGGTGGGGTAAAGGCCTACCAAGGCGACGATCTGTAGCTGGTCTGAGAGGACGACCAGCCACACTGGGACTGAGACACGGCCCAGACTCCTACGGGAGGCAGCAGTGGGGAATTTTGGACAATGGGGGCAACCCTGATCCAGCAATGCCGCGTGTGTGAAGAAGGCCTTCGGGTTGTAAAGCACTTTTGTCCGGAAAGAAAACTTCGTCCCTAATATGGATGGAGGATGACGGTACCGGAACAATAAGCACCGGCTAACTACGTGCCAGCAGCCGCGGTAATACGTAGGGTGCGAGCGTTAATCGGAATTACTGGGCGTAAAGCGTGCGCAGGCGGTCTGTTAAGACCGATGTGAAATCCCCGGGCTTAACCTGGGAACTGCATTGGTGACTGGCAGGCTTTGAGTGTGGCAGAGGGAGGTAGAATTCCACGTGTAGCAGTGAAATGCGTAGAGATGTGGAGGAATACCGATGGCGAAGGCAGCCTCCTGGGCCAACACTGACGCTCATGCACGAAAGCGTGGGGAGCAAACAGGATTAGATACCCTGGTAGTCCACGCCCTAAACGATGTCAACTAGTTGTTGGGGATTCATTTCCTTAGTAACGTAGCTAACGCGTGAAGTTGACCGCCTGGGGAGTACGGTCGCAAGATTAAAACTCAAAGGAATTGACGGGGACCCGCACAAGCGGTGGATGATGTGGATTAATTCGATGCAACGCGAAAAACCTTACCTACCCTTGACATGGTCGGAAGTCTGCTGAGAGGTGGACGTGCTCGAAAGAGAACCGGCGCACAGGTGCTGCATGGCTGTCGTCAGCTCGTGTCGTGAGATGTTGGGTTAAG
This Caballeronia sp. LZ062 DNA region includes the following protein-coding sequences:
- a CDS encoding 3-hydroxyacyl-CoA dehydrogenase, translating into MSPQEYKIETLGIVGSGAMGRGIAQIASLAGLTVRLYDANPQALAAARAYLTETFDKLTAKGKLKEADAHAALARVHNAQDIGELSDCGAVVEAIVENLEIKRGLFRELEAVVGDACIVASNTSSLSITAIAAGCAKPERVAGFHFFNPVPLMRVVEVIDGLRGDPKAGDALMELARRMGHTPVRAKDMPGFIVNHAGRGMNTEGLRVASEGVASFADIDRIMREEAGFRLGPFELLDLTALDVSHPVMESIYHQFYEEPRFTPSPITGTRLAGGLIGRKAGEGFYRYVEGKQQVPGEPPAPTQLPARVWISRASPAAREQVLMVIAKHDAAVHIDRGNTPAPDSLIVVTPLGFDATTTAVAEHLDATRVVAVDTLFPLDTVARRTIMTTPATTPAMRDAAHALFAADGVPVTVIRDSTGFVAQRVVATIVNIGCDIAQQGIATPEDIDLAVTLGLGYPRGPLALGDSLGATTILTILRNMQSALGDPRYRPSPWLTRRAQLGLSLTHTEELR
- a CDS encoding pyridoxal phosphate-dependent aminotransferase encodes the protein MNATHELNPAAPDLSFPSRLPNVGTTIFTVMSALATQKGAVNLGQGFPDFDCDPRVVDAVASAMRDGHNQYPPMSGAAPLRQAIARKIEALYGRAYDADREITVTAGATQALLTAVLCCVHPGDEVVVIEPMYDSYVPAIELAGGKPVFVSLEAPDYALPFDKIAAAITPKTRLLMINTPHNPTGRVWRDTDMKKLEDIVRGTNLLIVSDEVYEHMVYDGAPHESVSRYPELAQRSFVVSSFGKTFHVTGWKIGYVAAPAALTAEFRKVHQFNVFTVNTPMQVGLAHYLEDPKPYLELPAFYQKKRDFFRAGLADTRFSLLPCDGTYFQCVDYSAISDMPEAEFSQWLTSEVGVAAIPVSAFYHESHESGVVRFCFAKKEETLALALDRLRKL
- a CDS encoding putative toxin-antitoxin system toxin component, PIN family yields the protein MDNSAALPHNLRVVLDSNVWIDILVFDDPATRPIRAALEARALDALIDARCLAELTHVLDYPQFVRMGIDKAAALATLAGLSRLVAPEASPDVRPLPKCRDRDDQKFLELAHASQADWLISKDRAVLKLARRVARDFAFRIAEPKPFVAALEAHAGLAALA
- the yaaA gene encoding peroxide stress protein YaaA — its product is MIIVLSPAKSLDYETPAHIKKHTLPEFVDDAAELIAGLQQLSPQQIGGMMGISDQLAALNFQRYAEWSKTFDAHNSKQAVLAFNGDVYEGFAAKTLTSADLDFAQNHVRVLSGLYGLLRPLDLLQPYRLEMGTKFPNARGKDLYAFWGERITAALNEQFKRQRGARVLVNCASEEYFKSVKPKQLDVPVVSPVFEDWKGGRYKIISFHAKRARGLMARYAVQNRIDEPEALKGFDSEGYAFDAKASNDTTYVFRRRVAD
- a CDS encoding M14-type cytosolic carboxypeptidase, which translates into the protein MSISITSNFDAGAIDVIDASNPANVRLRVRPDTKADFAQWFYFRVSGARGERLVMTFENAAQCAFADGWRDYRAVASYDRVNWFRVPTQYDGRVLTIDHTPDFDRVYYAYFEPYSEERHSEFLGAVQQMPHATLTELGRTVENRPMSLLTLGLNDDAAARPKKNVWIIARQHPGETMAEWFVEGLVKRLAGWGDWSGDPVARALFDRAVFHIVPNMNPDGSVLGNLRTNAAGANLNREWMEPSAERSPEVLVVRDAIRATGCDMFFDIHGDEAIPHVFVAGSEMLPGFTDQQAKEQKAFVEFFKQASPDFQDVHGYESGKYRADALKLASKYIGNEYKCLSLTLEMPFKDNADLPDERVGWNGERSCALGASMLQAILWHLQTFAA
- a CDS encoding BspC domain-containing protein produces the protein MESNYAPRRLMRLVGRFAVCAALICAVSAFADTLDERNELVHHFVTDFNANPLVADCAAHGNFIASTSAAFDHVEFPPASFDSSHSAIEPWNDSFDEKKQRIKVDNVVTVEGQGVPKNGDKDPTPLKFRCGYVGSQMLAFGWNDPVPPLRPHAEPGSSSGKKGKHGAKTKSSSKKAAAGTKTKSGGKSTKKASNKH
- a CDS encoding response regulator transcription factor; protein product: MKIIIMGSDAERRAGLKTLLRRVARQAQFTEAKDWRQAASALRRIEARMIVIDWADTMRMSELEALLANAPAVPAAVMVDRSGAAQVYMLMSAGAMGVIPRTLDPILILRALEMVLIGGQYVPPDVIDLAPIRSLPIRRQQTMAAQPSSAPVHPTLSPRQQQIMRCVHMGSTNKMIAKTLGISEGTVKIHLASIFQQLGATNRAAAVAIYNGVQNSYLEILRSDAQQSVRATPGESNVVPLRKRRVKYPSLKDQEGASLPMAAEPEASF
- a CDS encoding DUF2863 family protein, encoding MRTRTAKRIPPDADKLVGLSLALFASGSRVEDRFWEARLDTLIAKLVRNGNQTTLDAALDHLQQNHPDAYGALADMAETHSESFRIDIDGVPHESLLIAAPVLAWTRYAIPSGTLKSDTVDALRTQLQAHVLAAGARIAVAPYLYSIDQLPRHHVDTARLAQQLTQTALGGAAARMNLADLPETSPILADPRFLLAVAIVPAGAAFFRWQEDENGTRIERAQCLEQWASQGGASFATILPGCEFECLLPDAYYSACRDADEQVRPHTVRTAVRYLSDTLGTGPQELRAVIAGFGERRIDEYRIGFTRRGSNDVIYGVVWPLYGRENGEAGLNDEAELEGAEGPIEEIVELLRKSGVTDVRRHAGRFEPEFCDDCGVPLYADPLGEIVHAEMPEDAEPAQPHFH